From a region of the Impatiens glandulifera chromosome 4, dImpGla2.1, whole genome shotgun sequence genome:
- the LOC124935095 gene encoding uncharacterized protein LOC124935095 — MGFLKGSGNSWQPVRTDNTTTGSYWLNWRVLLCSIWIITSLVFSYLLISKYEGPRRTRTRTRTRRENMDGEIEQEDCGMLYEDEVWMPCLKEIHPGWLLAFRLFAFFVLLILLILNVTADGADIFYYYTQWTFTLVTIYFGLGSALSIYGCYRHHVRVVEGVDAESGTFHAPENGKSVYDRQVGGFWAYLFQMIFQMNAGAVILTDTVFWFILFPFLEINKQYDLNVLVVSMHTINAIFLLGDTALNCLV; from the exons ATGGGGTTCTTGAAAGGGTCAGGAAATTCATGGCAGCCAGTAAGAACAGACAACACAACCACCGGAAGTTATTGGCTTAACTGGAGGGTGTTGTTATGTTCCATATGGATTATAACGTCCTTAGTTTTCTCATATTTGCTAATTTCAAAATACGAAGGACCGagaagaacaagaacaagaacaagaacaagaagagaAAACATGGATGGAGAAATCGAACAAGAGGATTGCGGTATGTTATACGAAGACGAGGTATGGATGCCTTGCTTGAAAGAAATTCACCCAGGGTGGTTACTTGCCTTTCGCCTCTTTGCATTCTTCGTTCTTCTAATTCTCTTGATTCTAAATGTTACTGCTGATGGAGCTGATATATTTTACTATTACACTCA ATGGACTTTTACACTTGTTACTATTTATTTCGGG CTAGGATCAGCTTTGTCGATCTACGGTTGTTATCGACACCACGTTAGAGTTGTTGAGGGGGTCGATGCTGAAAGTGGCACATTTCATGCACCTGAAAATGGAAAATCAGTTTATGATCGTCAAGTTGGAGGATTTTGGGCTTATCTATTCCAAATGATATTTCag ATGAATGCAGGTGCTGTGATTCTTACCGACACTGTCTTCTGGTTCATATTGTTTCCATTTTTGGAAATCAACAAACAATATGACCTTAATGTT TTAGTAGTGAGCATGCATACTATAAATGCAATTTTCTTACTTGGGGATACTGCACTCAACTGCTTGGTG
- the LOC124935096 gene encoding uncharacterized protein LOC124935096 gives MSTKIWSVIRERGQIVVWALLVWSSKAIPRQRFIIWLEFWERPKTRDRIRRYMAILDNSFPLCEVNEESINHLFRGCPFTKLVWDEFVLAIGLTSFPMIWQGIKEAVLTRAKSKKFPVSTFICGFTLVIYHTWSERNARIYGRVQRTTIEVWNDVKTDC, from the coding sequence ATGTCCACCAAGATATGGAGTGTCATACGTGAGAGAGGGCAGATCGTTGTATGGGCTCTGCTTGTATGGTCCTCGAAGGCTATTCCAAGGCAGCGTTTCATCATTTGGTTAGAATTTTGGGAAAGGCCTAAAACGCGAGATCGGATTCGAAGATATATGGCTATTCTAGATAATAGTTTCCCTTTATGCGAGGTAAATGAAGAATCTATTAATCACTTGTTCAGGGGCTGTCCATTTACCAAGCTAGTATGGGACGAATTTGTATTGGCTATTGGGTTAACTAGTTTTCCAATGATTTGGCAAGGGATCAAGGAAGCTGTTTTAACTAGAGCGAAAAGCAAAAAATTTCCAGTAAGCACCTTCATATGTGGATTCACTTTGGTTATCTATCACACGTGGAGCGAGAGAAATGCTAGGATTTATGGAAGGGTTCAAAGGACAACAATTGAGGTATGGAATGATGTAAAGACCGATTGTTGA